The region aatcagatctttcatggtgtatcctgtgtactaggttcatctcagtcagcagttgggcgaGGTAACTTTTTGCGGGTGTtcacggcaacctttcagggggcatggtctatcaaaccatatttgtctggaagtaatccacaggttctcatcttctgtggaaacaaaagaaaaacctcttttccaaagcaacatatccttagacccaaattctgaagtcaagaaacctttataatatacatgctggtttagcttagcagcccatacaatgaaatatctctctgtacttagctccttcacagtcaaaaattcgaAGAAGACACAATAGTATATTTAATTCAGACTCtcagtgaattttccatttttacgtggcttatttttctttactccttttaatctatgactatctgtactctgatAAAGGCTGGCATGCCTGTGGCTGTTGAGCTGACTATGCCATTCCAACCAGGAGTGCAATGATAGCAGGCatgactgtttttctttgtggttcaGGCTCTATATTGAAATgtattctcccttcttccccaattATATAGGTATACCTGGGGCAGGATGTGTACTAAGATGCATAATAGGTGTTACTTGATTTGTATGGCATCAGAAGAGACCCATTTAGTGAAACTATTAGAACAAGGCTACCAAGTAGTCTCAGATACCTGGTCATATTGCTGTTGTCCAGATGAATTAACTGCAGGCATCAATAGAAGGGGAAGTGCCTAGGTTAAAGGTTTTGGATAGTAGACAAGTTTCGATCCCTTTTAAGTCCTCTAACATTAATTTGGGCTGCCTTCAGTAAAAGCGAGCTTTGTCAGTCAATAGGCTAACAGTCTGGTTAGTTCCTATCCCTATGTAGTATGGTGGTAGGGGGTTAAGCATAACCAGCAACTCCGGCCGATTTCTGGCTGGAAATGATTAACTAAATGGTGGACCTTGTCGAGAGTGAAAAACAGAGGTGGGGATCCCTCAGTTTCCTGGACAGCAGGAGGTGGGACTCTGGTTCCAGGTATGCTAAGTAAAATAGTTTCTTTGGAGGGAAGAGTTGTTTGGGTCTTTGGCATCAGAAGGAGATCCTTGTTAGGACCCAAAGATCTGAATGCCAGTGACTTCTGATAGCAAACATATCCCCAAGGTCTCTTCCTGTGGCATAGAGTCTGATTCCCAGGTTCTCCCTGTTTCCCAAAGgacagaatctttttttaaaggaatttccaGGCCTTTAATTTTAGGGTCATTGGATTACATCTTCCTACTATGCATTCCTTGAGAgggggctctgtgtgtgtgtgtgtgtgtgtgtgtgtgtgtgtgtgtgtgtgtgtgtgtgtgtgtgtgtgtgtgtgtgtgcatgtatgtatgtatgtatgttttcattcaTGTCTTTCAGGGAAGCCTCTGTTTTATAACTCCAATTCTTTCAACGGAAACTCTCTTGTTCTTTGCAACTAAGggatgtcctagttagggttctTATTTCAGTGAAGAGAcgctgtgaccacagcaactgtttttggttttggtttttggttttttgagacagggcttctctgtattgtaacagccctggctgtcctggaactcactctgtagaccaggatggccttgaactcacagagatctgcctgcctctgcctctgccaccctgagtgctgggattaaaggcatgcgccaccactgtccagccacagcaactcttataaagagaaaCTTTAATTGtgatggctcacttacagtttcagaggttcagttcgtTATCATGTCCGGAGTATgggggcatgcaggcagacatggtgctggaggagtagctgagagtcccacatcttgcaggcaacaggaagttgactaaaACACTGGGCAGTGTACTAAGCGTAGGAAAACTCAAAGtcctcccccacagtgacactcttactccaacaaggccatacccactccatcaaagccacatcccctaataatgccactccctatgagattatgggaggcAATTACATTCAGATTACTACAGGGTTACACCTGCAGAGCATGCACAGAGTTGTAAActatatttttatgtgcatttgtgttttgcttgcatgtgtatgtcttGTGAAGGtcttggattccctgaaactggagttagagacagttgttagctgctatAGTGCCCAGAGTCCAGACCCCCAAAGACCATCAAGAGACCAGATCCAGGGCAAAAGTAAGGAGTCTTTTTAATTACGGGTTCAAACCCAAGTCTCTTGTCCATCCGACTCAGTGGTGGAACAGGAGATACCTCGAGCAGCAGTGGGACAGGACATTTATTGGGGGTAGAGCAAGGGGAGTCGGGGGTCTGCAAATTGCATAGTAACAGCCTCAAGATTGGTGCACCTCTGAGCTGGGGGTACCTGTCCTAGGTTAATTGGTTAACTATAGCGGAGGGAAAATTGCTACTTGTGGTGGCGGTTGCTCTGGTTACTGCATTCCATCGTTATCAGGAGAGAAAGCCCAGAGCCTGCTAACCTAGCCTCTGTTTGATCCTTTACCATATGGGGAGTATCTTGTGGTTTCTTCAGTAACTTAGGGCAAGGTCAGGCAAGGTCAGGGACACAGCACATCCTGCTGAGTCAGGGGCAAACATCCTCCAGGGTCTTCTCTGCAGCCTCTCATGGCTGCAGAATGATCAAAGCGAGGGCCTGGGCCCTTCACTATGTGTGTGCCAGGagttgaacacaggtcctctggaagagcagtcagtactgttaactgctgagccatctctccagccccagtaaacTCTGTATTCTTATCGCAAAAGTAAACTcccatatctttcttttctcccgtGCAACCAAACACTTAAAGTGGGCATCAGTGAGCAAAAGTTGAGATGGAATACAGGCTGCTGGTTTGTAGGCACACTGGCTATCACCTCCCCTGTATTTGTCTTTAATTACCTGCTCCAGGCCTGAGGGCAGTGGGATTTGAAGCATGCCCCTGTATTCATCCCCCATTGGGCAAAACACAAGACTCAGAAGGAGGTAGAGGGGCAGGAAATGGAAGGGTCTGGGGTCAATGAAACCTTCATTTGTCTCCATAGTCTAGgagactgttgtggaatattgctttacactacgtgaagatgtgtcactgtgattggtttaacaaaaagcTAAGCTAGGCAGAGGGTATAGGGAGGACTTCTGGACTGAGAgggctcagagaaaaaaaaacagggagttgccagtcagatgcagaggaagcaggatgggcaaaaTGGAGACGAAGTAACAAGCACGTGGAAgaacataaattttatatatatgtgtgtgtgtgtgtgtgtgtgtcaatttaaattaaaagaattggttaaaaacaagcctaagctaaggtcgaactttcataattaataatgtctccatgtcattttttgtgggctggcagtccaaagacAAATCTGTCTACAGGAGACAGTCTATTTGGCAGGAGTACTTCCTCTTTCTCCACGTGTGGTGGGTACCCAGCATccatgtgacagctcacaaccatctgtataactccagttccaggagatcggATGCCCtatcctggcctctgcaggtgctaTACATGTatagcatgtatgtatgcacatacatacatacatacacaccaaacaCCTAAGCacgtaatataaaaataaataatcatgtCTTTAAACTTCaatctttttacttattttgtatgtgtacatatgtgtacgcCCAAGTAAATGAATTCCAGGAGATTAGAGGACATTTCACCCACATCAGCTCAATTCTTCCACAACATGGGTCCCAGAATCAAATGCACATCTTCGGACTTGGTAGCAGGTACCTACCTATACCGGCTGATACATCTCACTGGCCCTTAAATACtgggatggcaagatggctcaatgggtaaaggtccTTACTACTGTAGGCAGACGTTTCCTGTCTCAGAGCTACTCAGTcccaaatacccagcagtcaCTTCCCAAactaccacacagaggcttaatattacttataaatactcAACCAGTAGCCCAGGCTTATATTagccagctcttacattttaagctaACTTGTATTCCTTATTTAagctctgccatgtggtggtaccttttctcagagtatggcatgcccatcttgctctcAGAGACCCGGTCTGGCctgtgcctcttttttttttttttttttttttttttggtttttcgagacagggtttctctgtggctttggagcctgtcctggaactagctcttgtagaccaggctggtctcaaactggcCTGTGCCTCTTAATTgcatccttctctttcccctgtaTCTCTGTCTgaatttcccacctagctatgttCTGTCTGGATATTAGCCAATTCAGcaattttattaaccaatgggaataaaacatattcacatcatacaaaAGTGTTATCACACAACATATCATCAaatctgatgacctaagtttgacccctgggaccacatggtggaaggccaGAATGGATTCCCATAACATATACTCTAAGTTCCATTTGAATgatgtgacctccacacacacacacacacacacacacacacacacacacacagtaaatgaataaatttaataattttacaacatctctttgttttgtatgtgcaCACAGCACGTATCTGTTTGCCAGCGcaaggaggtcagagggcaaggcTAGAGAATGAACAATTTACTTATGCCATGTGGTTaaaggatggaactcagatcctcaggctttatctgctgagctatctcaacatccctcaaattttttttattttattttgtgtgtgtgtgcatgcgcacatgcgcccacgtgcacatgcatgcatgagtgtctGGATGTCTGGAGGTTTGATGACATCTCACTAGAGTCAGCCTCatctccctctgactctgccctttttcctctCTGTACGTTCAGTTTGGCTTCCCCACCTAGTcgtattctgccttgctataggccaaattagctttattatcaaccaatgagagcaatacatattcacagcatacagaaggattatccaaCAGCAgcagacttatttttaaaacttaaatttgggGCTAGGGACATTGCactgtgattaaaagcactggctgctcttccagaggacccaggttcaatttccagtccCACATGGTAAGTAACAACCACCAGTAACTTCAGTccaagggaatctgatgccctctctggcctgccaGGCACTacaggcacatggtacacacacacacacacacacacacacacacacacacacacacacacatatatatatatatatatatatatatatatatatatatatatatacgcaggcaaaatacttttatatgtaataaataaaaatttaaagtctcagtgtgtgtggggggggggacaggtaTCATCACAGTTTGACTTCAGGTGGTTTCCTCTATTTCCACCATTAAAAAACTAAACTACAGGGCTAGAGGTTGAGAGCagtgattgttcttccagaggtcctgagttcaatttccagccaccacatggtggctcacagccatctgtattgagatctggtgccctcttctggcatgtaagcatacatgcatgcagacagaacactaaacaaaataaataaataaataaatctcaaaaaaagaggaatttgaaattaatttttttaaaaaactaaactaCACTTATTTATGATTTGTGTGCTGAGGGTTGTGTGTCTTGTCATGGTGCTCATGTAAAGGTCAGAGAACACCCTGTGGGAGTTAGCTCCCTCCCTTCACAACGGTTGGGGCATCCCACAAATGTCATTAGGCTTGACTGCAAGCCTCTTTACCTtctctaagccatcttgctggccttctTCACTCTTTcaaagaattacatttatttatgtattgtgtgGGCATTAGTccccatcttttaaaaacatttattttgtgtattgtgtgcaggtttctgtgtggtggcacatatgaGGAACAGTGCTTGTCTGGAGGTCTGTGGAGGTCTGCACACAAGAAGAAGGCACTgagcccttggagctggagttcaggCAGTTGTTAACAGCCTGCTGTGGGTCTTCTGGGAGAgtagtaagcactcttaactattGAACGATCTAGTGTCTTCAGCCCTGCcctcttgtttttgaggcagggtatctcGTGTTCATTGCTCTGTGTACCCCAGTTTAGATGGCCTCTGAGCTTCTAGGGTAttctcctgcatctacctcccatCTCCCTATAGAACTGTTGGGATTCACACACTGCTGCAAAGTTTTTACATGGGTTCCCGTGATCCATACTGAGGCCTTCTGGCTTGAATTGCAGACAGTCGGACCCACCGAGCCATCTGCCAGGGCTTTATtctttcagacaaggtctctcattgtgCTGGAAGCTCACCATTTTGACcaggctgactggccaatgagATCCCAGGCTTCCTGCTCCCACAAAGCCGAAGGTTACATGCACGTGCAATCATGGCCAACTTTTCTACGTCAGGTCCTCGGGCTCCCACAACAAGTACTCTTCCCCgctgaatcatctcttcagctcctgttgtatttatttctctgacatttcttcatttcttctgccttctctacaatagcctttttcctttcctatttaaCTGTTTATTCTGCGCATCTCTTAAATATTATTTCCTGTGTCCTCAAGCCCCCTTTCTAGTAAACTGCTCGTATACTTCAGTTATGCTACATGCACTCTTTACTACACAGTCTATGCTAATGTATCCACTGAGTCCATGGGGCTctcaagatggttcagcagttaagcgTCCTTGCTAGCCACACAGAGAACCTACATATGAACTCTTGCTGCCcctaattccagtttcagggacccagtgccctcttctggctttcaaaggcactacacacatgcatgatacccatacactctgtgtgtgtgtgtctctgtctgcctctctctctgtctctgtctctgtcacacacacacacacacacacacacacacaccacataaatagTAAGAAAAAGTGATCTTGCTAGGCggtgatgatgcatgccttttatcccagcacttgggagacaggggcaggcaaatctctgagtttgaggccagcctggtctacagagtgagtttccaggacagttagtctaggacagctagaactgttacacagagaaaccctgtctttaaaaaaaaagaaagaaagaaagaaaaagaaaaagtgatctCATGTCTGTGGACTCCTAGGTTGTGTTTCGATTCTTATTTTCCCCCTTGGGCATTCCAGCCATTTGCTCTTCCACTGAACCATATTCCCCTCAGTCCCAGGATTAGgttcttatttttctctattacattttatttattttattctcagtgTGTACTTGAAGATGGGAGTCAACTCTGTCCCTCCACTATGTGGATCCAATTCAGGTGGTCAGGTCTGGCAGCAGGTgcctccacccactgagacatgtCACCAGCCCAAGAGATTAGGTTAATGCTGAGACCAACCCAATATATTCTTTTTCCAGTGCGCCCCTCATTTGTCGCTACGATTCAGTATACAGCTCCAGAAGTTGCGGCCTGTGTCTACTGTATTTATTGCTATTATCCCCTGTCCTAAAcacagtgctggggctggagagctggctcagaggttaagagcattgcctgctcttccaaaggtcctgagttcaattccgagcaaccatatggtggctcacaaccatctgtaatggggtatggtgccctcttctgccctgcaggcatacacacatatacagaatattgtatacataataaataaataaatattaaaaaataaaaataaacacagtgcTTAAGAAACTCTGttcagtcaggcggtggtggcacacacctttaatgccagcttttgggaggtagaggcaggaagatcactgagttcgaggccagcctggtctacagaacaagttccagaacagccagggctacacagagatcctctctcaaaaagccaaagaggGACAAAAAAGGAATGTCTGTTCGAAGAAAATCTTTAAATGAATATCTTTAAATATGAATAAAGCCCACTTTAACTCAATTTATACAGTCATCTGTTTCCCGATCTCAACccaattttaattaaatcactaaaaTAATGACTAATCATCTGGCCTGTCCTCTCTGCATCTCGATAATGTTACACAAATGTATGTGTCATCCTCATCTCCCCATTACCTAAAGAATTTAACTTCAAATTCCTCGGTGTGGACTCAAAGCTTTGGTCTAAATCCCCTTTCTTAGAACTCTCTCATCAATTTCTTAACTATATGCCAAGCACTAAGCTAGTTCCCAAACAATTTTGACTACAAGTACACTAATTTTAACAAGGTGTGATTAGTTCTATTGGAGTCTAGGAGAACACCGATAGTTTCAGATTATGGATTATAAAACATCAGGCCTTTTACCATCTCCAAGTACACAAAGTCAGTTAAGTGTAACATCCATTTTAGTGGCCATCTATATATTTCAAGCACTAGTAGCCACATGAGGCTAATACCTATTATACTGGACAGTATCTATCATAGTTCATCATCTGTGGAAATGGGGGTTACCTATAGGTGCTCCAAAGGAAGCATGGACCACTTTCCAAAGATTGCAAGGTACACTTTCAAAGTGATCAAGGACCAACTCAAACCCTCCACGgtgcattttaaaacaacacttGCTCCAACAACATAATACATCAAAGTAATTTCTGCACTATTACATAATATAGAAATGTGATATAATAAATAGGTCCAGTTCCTAACTTCATCACAACTTTGGTTCCCCCAAGTACATCTTAGTTTTTTTCATGACTTCTCCCATCCACACAACTTATGACACAGGGCTCTGAAATACTCACCAGTTAAGTATCGATTTCAAGGCTAAAAACATCCAGATAATACCTATCTTGAAGCCTTTCATCCAGGGCCCTATTCCATCGCCTGCCTTCTCTGacactttcctttaaaaaaaaaaaaaaagattccaaaagatttttaacaaacaacaaaatatttattttgcgaCTGGGAATTACAGAAAACCTAAataatgggaactgaactctcCTCCTCAGGGTCTTCTTGGAAATCAGAAGCACCTCCCTCTGCTTCAGCTCGATGCTTTCCAAGTTTAGCAATCAATTCTTTGGCTGGATTGAAGACGCCATTGGTTTGCTGATCACAGACATAGCAACGAGATGTGGTGCGGAAATGCTGCAGTGCACATCTCTCGCAGAAATAATGCCTACACTTGGTGACAACTGGGTTTTGGAAGGTCTGGCGACAGATGAAACACTTGAATGGTATTTCCTCATCATCGCTTCCCACTTCGTAGTTTTCGTCCTCATAGACACCATAGCGACCCTCATCAAGCTCACGTTCGATCTGCCACCCGTGCTTGTAATCTGAACGGTCATGGAGAAATTTGCAGCTGTCCCCGAAGCCACAGAAGCCAGTCTCCTTGTAGTCCTTGCAGATGTCGGGCTGGTAATCCCAGCGCACGGTGGCACGTAGATGCTCGGGAGCTCGGATGGGACCTTTCCTCACCATCCCGGAGGAGGCATTGCCCATGGACGTATCTTTGGGTTTCACGTATTTCTGATAATTATTGATTCCCCGATAGATCTTGTCATCTTCCTTACCCCTCAGCTCCTCCTGGATCTTCTGGCTCCGTTCAAAGATGGATTGTGCATCGCGCTCCTTCTCAGTGTCCAGTTCATAGACAGCGGTCGCCCCCATATCCTCGGGCCCCACGGGTTTTGCCGAACGGGTCGACTTGTAGACCACGCCGAGAACCTCCTGTTCATTCTTGTCCTCGCTACTCAAGCTGCCGTAGTTCGTCTTCTGTTTACCGCTACCACGCGTCTTCTGGATCATCGGATTGTGGATCGCCTGCTTCTTCTCCGGTCGGACCACAGTGCTGCCTTCGTCGTTGCTGCTACCACTGTCCCCGGACCCCGCATCACAGAGCGGACGCTTTCGGCGCCCCGCCGCCCCTTTCCGCCCAAGCTTTTTGAAGCGGAAGGTGCACACCTGGCCGGCCGAATTCCCCGGAGAAAGTTGTTCTGCCATTTGAGATCACCAAGCTCTGAAACAGCCGCGGCGTACAGGACCGCTCCGCATCGTCAGACTTCGTGGTCTCCGCTTCGGTGAGTCGGATCAGGGGGGACAGGGGAGGGGGCGGACGGCGAAAAATACAGCCTGGGAAAGAGTGCCAGACCAAGAACGCCAGTCACTTTTGAGCCCCTGCGGCCACCGTCGCTTCACATACAAGGCACCGCCCCTTCTGCGTGCCGCCGGAAGGAAGGTGAAAGCCGGTCACCTCTGAGGAGCCGGTTGCGGTTCGGAGTGCGAGTTGCGGTTCGGAGTGCGAGTTACGGTTCGGAGATGTGGTTCGAGATTCTGCCTGGCCTCGCCATAATGGGCTTGTGCTTGACCATCCCTGGGGTGTCCACTGCGTACATCCACAAGTTTTCCAACGGGGGCAAGGTAAGGCGGCCGCGGCCGGGCTCTGCGGACCGTGGAACTACGGTGGCCGTTTGGATGCGCTGCCGCTCCGCTCTGTGAGGGTGAGGACCCCTGAGAGCAGAGACTCGGCGGattttcctttagcagaacatAGCGAGGTTTTGGTTGAGGAAGAGTGGCCCCAAAAGGCAAACGATGCGTTTGGCAGTTAGCAAGGTAGAGTCTACTGCCTAGACCGAGGAGAGAGGAGGTAGTTGTGTCCCCATTGCTTCCCATCGTTAATCTCCTTGTGAAAACCGATTGGGTGGCTGTGTTTGTGCACGTGAGCGTAGGTGCCTGCGGAGATCCGAAGAGGGCACCGGGTCGCTTGGATCTGAAGTTACAGGAGGGTAGGA is a window of Arvicola amphibius chromosome X, mArvAmp1.2, whole genome shotgun sequence DNA encoding:
- the Rnf113a gene encoding E3 ubiquitin-protein ligase RNF113A, producing MAEQLSPGNSAGQVCTFRFKKLGRKGAAGRRKRPLCDAGSGDSGSSNDEGSTVVRPEKKQAIHNPMIQKTRGSGKQKTNYGSLSSEDKNEQEVLGVVYKSTRSAKPVGPEDMGATAVYELDTEKERDAQSIFERSQKIQEELRGKEDDKIYRGINNYQKYVKPKDTSMGNASSGMVRKGPIRAPEHLRATVRWDYQPDICKDYKETGFCGFGDSCKFLHDRSDYKHGWQIERELDEGRYGVYEDENYEVGSDDEEIPFKCFICRQTFQNPVVTKCRHYFCERCALQHFRTTSRCYVCDQQTNGVFNPAKELIAKLGKHRAEAEGGASDFQEDPEEESSVPII